Proteins found in one Salvia splendens isolate huo1 chromosome 10, SspV2, whole genome shotgun sequence genomic segment:
- the LOC121750495 gene encoding caffeoylshikimate esterase-like isoform X2, whose protein sequence is MDAAVPVEELTSGASGRIIPVFKNLRQSILSYDSLRRSLLLIYSFFVWILLLLPRLHRISAAASPPSSPRTASSSVRRRKFGIRRDEEDTMRRRALAEEVEMATEGSSWCSWTTSLFFGVKRNALFCRSWLPVSGELRGILIIIHGLNEHSGRYTNFAKQLVSYKFGAYAMDWIGHGGSDGLHGYVPSLDHVVADTTAFLEKVKSENPGVPCFLFGHSTGGAVVLKAASYSHVEEMLEGVILTSPALRVKPAHPIAVAPIFSLVAPRFQFKGANKRGIPVSRDPAALLAKYSDPLVYTGPIRVRTGHEILRISSYLMCNFRSVTVPFFVLHGTADRVTDPLASQDLYNEAPSEFKNIKLYEGFLHDLLFEPEREEIAQDIIDWMESRLTPACPEEATGLW, encoded by the exons ATGGACGCGGCGGTGCCGGTGGAAGAGCTGACATCCGGCGCGAGCGGCCGCATAATTCCGGTCTTCAAAAACCTCCGCCAGTCGATTCTCTCCTACGACTCTCTCCGCAGATCGCTCCTGCTAATCTATTCGTTTTTTGTGTGGATCCTGCTCCTCCTACCTCGCCTCCACCGAAtttccgccgccgcctcgccgCCGTCCTCCCCCCGGACGGCGTCTTCGTCGGTAAGGCGTCGGAAATTCGGAATCCGGAGAGACGAGGAGGACACGATGAGGCGCAGGGCTTTGGCTGAGGAGGTTGAGATGGCAACGGAGGGTAGTAGCTGGTGCTCGTGGACGACGTCGTTGTTCTTCGGAGTGAAGCGGAATGCGCTCTTCTGTAGATCGTGGCTGCCGGTTTCCGGTGAATTGAG GGGCATTCTTATCATCATACATGGGCTAAATGAGCACAG TGGGCGCTACACCAATTTTGCTAAACAACTAGTCTCCTACAAGTTTGGGGCATATGCAATGGACTGGATAG GTCATGGCGGAAGCGATGGTTTGCATGGATATGTACCTTCACTCGATCATGTTGTAGCAGATACT ACGGCTTTCCTGGAAAAGGTCAAATCGGAGAACCCAGGTGTACCGTGCTTTCTGTTTGGTCACTCGACTGGAGGGGCAGTTGTCCTGAAG GCTGCCTCGTATTCCCACGTAGAAGAAATGCTCGAAGGAGTCATACTGACTTCACCTGCTTTGCGCGTCAAGCCGGCCCATCCCATT GCCGTTGCACCAATATTCTCGTTGGTGGCTCCAAGATTTCAATTCAAAGGTGCTAACAAAAGGGGAATCCCAGTTTCGAGGGATCCAGCAGCTCTCTTGGCCAAATACTCGGATCCATTGGTCTACACCGGACCAATCAGAGTCCGTACTGGACATGAGATTCTGCGCATTTCTTCGTACTTGATGTGCAACTTCCGTTCCGTCACAGTGCCGTTCTTCGTCCTCCACGGAACGGCTGACAGGGTCACTGATCCGTTGGCTTCCCAGGATCTGTACAACGAAGCGCCATCTGAATTCAAGAACATCAAACTTTACGAGGGCTTTCTGCACGACCTTCTGTTTGAGCCCGAACGTGAAGAAATTGCACAGGACATCATTGACTGGATGGAGAGCCGACTGACTCCTGCCTGCCCGGAGGAAGCTACCGGTCTCTGGTGA
- the LOC121751981 gene encoding leucine-rich repeat receptor-like serine/threonine-protein kinase SKM1 — MGRSKAFVFLFVFVFVFVSACKGSDLELLLSLKSSINDQFHTLSNWNPSNPFCKWEGISCLDSSHVAKIHLPGKNLSGKIPESIFRFPYIQSIDLSNNHFFGEIPRNLSSLYLRNLKLRSNNLTGAAVPPPASVPSLEALDVSDNVLSGELPADIGQLSRLRLLDVGGNLLTGRIPSSVTNLTALEVLTLASNQFIGEIPRNLAEMKRLRWVYLGYNNFSGGIPAELGELAALQHLDLVYNNLTGEIPASLGNLTNLEHLFLYFNKLTGGIPKPIFDLGKLVSLDLSDNFFSGEIPEMFVNLRILEVLHLFSNNFTGKIPNALSLLPNLQVLQLWSNNLSGEIPQELGKRNNLTILDLSTNNLAGKLPENLCASGRLFKLILFSNYLEGDIPADLSRCKSLQRVRLQKNRFSGDLPTEFTALPRVYFLDISGNNLSGGIADQKWDMPQLQMLNLAGNKFLGPLPGDFGSEKLENLDLSGNAFSGEIPASFGRFSQLVELKLGGNGLSGRIPAQLSDCRKLVALDLSRNRLTGEVPASFAAMPVLGLLDLSVNELAGTIPSNLGQIESLVQINVSYNPRLRGCLPATAAFLAINSTSVAGTSLCGGEEATGLPPCSGDGAKSRRLRWLVLGLLLAAVLVFAAAVLAMRRRSRHETKRVDSEEGGGCEWELQFTKMPRSITVNDVVSSMREENLVGSGKLGLSYVGKSSVKKKLFFAKEIAAVPEKWWAEWGCLCKISHPNVVRLLGICRLEKAAVLVYEFVEGKNLSEVLGGLIWDRRIKIAVGMARALKYLHCHGVAAGDVAAARVMVDERGEARLRLSLHSYVDHEGSKGPTQTSDVFGFGLLLIELLTGKNRADDGVVEWARYCYADCHVETWVDTVMKSDVDRQNQMVETMNLALQCTAGDPAARPTAADLLKNLESIVRSSSCVSYGFNKLFSC, encoded by the exons ATGGGAAGATCAAAAGCATTCGTGTTTTTGTTCGTGTttgtgttcgtgttcgtgtcaGCATGCAAAGGTTCCGATCTCGAACTACTTCTCTCACTGAAATCTTCAATCAACGATCAGTTTCATACCCTCAGCAACTGGAATCCTTCAAACCCCTTCTGCAAATGGGAAGGAATCTCCTGCTTAGATTCCTCCCATGTTGCGAAGATTCATTTGCCAGGAAAGAATCTCTCAGGGAAGATTCCGGAATCCATCTTCAGATTCCCCTACATCCAATCCATCGACCTCTCCAACAATCACTTCTTCGGAGAAATCCCACGGAATCTCTCCTCTCTCTATCTGAGGAATCTCAAACTCAGGAGCAACAACCTGACGGGGGCGGCTGTCCCGCCCCCGGCCAGCGTCCCGTCTCTCGAGGCGCTGGACGTCTCTGACAACGTTCTCTCTGGAGAACTCCCCGCCGACATCGGGCAGCTTTCCCGCCTCAGGCTCCTCGACGTCGGCGGGAACTTGCTGACGGGGCGAATCCCGAGTTCCGTCACTAATCTGACGGCGCTCGAGGTTCTGACCCTGGCGTCGAACCAATTCATCGGCGAGATTCCACGGAATCTCGCCGAGATGAAGAGGCTGAGATGGGTTTATCTCGGTTACAATAATTTCTCCGGTGGGATTCCGGCGGAGCTCGGGGAGCTGGCGGCGCTGCAACATCTTGATCTCGTGTATAACAATCTCACCGGAGAAATTCCTGCTTCGTTGGGGAATCTGACGAATCTTGAGCACCTTTTTCTGTACTTCAACAAGCTTACTGGTGGAATTCCGAAGCCTATTTTCGATTTGGGGAAATTGGTGTCGCTTGATTTGAGTGATAATTTCTTCTCCGGTGAGATTCCGGAGATGTTTGTCAATCTGCGGATATTGGAGGTTTTGCATTTATTTTCCAATAATTTCACTGGAAAAATCCCAAACGCTCTCTCGTTGTTGCCGAATCTTCAAGTTCTTCAATTGTGGTCTAATAATTTGTCTGGTGAAATTCCTCAAGAGCTTGGGAAAAGGAACAATCTTACTATATTGGATCTCTCCACGAACAATCTCGCCGGTAAATTGCCGGAGAATCTCTGCGCGTCGGGGCGTTTATTCAAGCTGATTCTGTTCTCTAATTATTTGGAGGGCGATATTCCGGCGGATTTAAGCCGTTGCAAGAGTTTGCAGCGCGTCCGCCTCCAGAAAAACCGGTTTTCCGGCGATCTACCGACGGAGTTCACTGCGCTTCCGAGAGTCTATTTCCTGGATATCTCCGGCAACAATCTCTCCGGCGGGATCGCTGACCAGAAATGGGACATGCCACAGCTTCAGATGCTGAATTTGGCGGGAAACAAGTTTTTGGGGCCGTTGCCGGGAGATTTTGGCAGTGAGAAGCTCGAGAATTTGGATTTGTCCGGAAACGCCTTCTCCGGCGAAATTCCGGCGAGTTTCGGCCGGTTCTCGCAGCTCGTGGAGCTGAAATTGGGCGGGAACGGGCTCTCTGGCCGAATCCCTGCCCAATTATCCGATTGCCGGAAGCTCGTTGCGCTAGACCTCAGCCGCAACAGGCTGACCGGAGAAGTGCCCGCCAGTTTCGCCGCCATGCCGGTGCTCGGCCTGCTCGACCTCTCCGTCAACGAATTGGCGGGAACGATTCCCTCCAATTTAGGTCAAATTGAATCCCTCGTGCAAATCAATGTCTCGTACAACCCCCGCCTCCGCGGCTGCCTGCCGGCGACGGCGGCATTCCTGGCGATAAATTCCACCTCCGTCGCCGGCACCAGCCTCTGTGGCGGCGAGGAGGCTACTGGCCTGCCTCCATGCAGCGGCGATGGTGCGAAAAGCCGCCGCCTCCGCTGGCTCGTGCTAGGCCTCCTCCTCGCCGCCGTGCTCGTCTTCGCCGCGGCAGTCCTCGCCATGCGGCGGCGGAGCCGCCACGAGACGAAGAGAGTGGACAGCGAGGAGGGAGGCGGCTGCGAATGGGAGCTACAATTCACGAAAATGCCACGGTCGATCACAGTAAACGACGTCGTTTCGTCAATGAGAGAGGAGAATCTGGTTGGTAGTGGGAAGCTAGGTTTGTCATACGTTGGAAAATCGTCGGTAAAGAAGAAGCTGTTTTTCGCGAAGGAAATCGCGGCGGTTCCGGAGAAGTGGTGGGCGGAGTGGGGCTGCCTCTGCAAGATCAGCCACCCGAACGTGGTGAGGCTGCTGGGGATATGTCGATTGGAGAAGGCGGCGGTTTTGGTGTATGAGTTTGTTGAAGGGAAGAATTTGAGTGAGGTTTTGGGGGGATTGATTTGGGACCGTCGGATTAAGATCGCGGTGGGAATGGCGCGGGCGCTCAAGTACTTGCATTGCCATGGTGTGGCGGCCGGAGATGTTGCAGCCGCGAGAGTGATGGTGGATGAGAGAGGAGAAGCAAGGTTGAGGTTGAGTCTTCACTCCTATGTTGATCATGAAG GTTCAAAAGGGCCGACCCAAACCAGCGACGTTTTCGGGTTCGGGCTCCTCCTGATCGAGCTCCTGACGGGCAAGAACCGGGCCGACGATGGCGTGGTGGAGTGGGCGAGGTACTGCTACGCGGACTGCCACGTGGAAACGTGGGTTGACACGGTGATGAAGAGTGATGTTGATCGTCAGAATCAGATGGTCGAGACCATGAACCTTGCGCTGCAGTGCACCGCAGGGGATCCGGCCGCGAGGCCCACTGCGGCGGATTTGCTCAAGAATTTGGAGTCCATCGTTAGATCCAGTTCATGTGTTTCTTATGGCTTTAATAAGCTTTTTTCTTGCTAg
- the LOC121750495 gene encoding caffeoylshikimate esterase-like isoform X1, which produces MDAAVPVEELTSGASGRIIPVFKNLRQSILSYDSLRRSLLLIYSFFVWILLLLPRLHRISAAASPPSSPRTASSSVRRRKFGIRRDEEDTMRRRALAEEVEMATEGSSWCSWTTSLFFGVKRNALFCRSWLPVSGELRGILIIIHGLNEHSGRYTNFAKQLVSYKFGAYAMDWIGHGGSDGLHGYVPSLDHVVADTTAFLEKVKSENPGVPCFLFGHSTGGAVVLKAASYSHVEEMLEGVILTSPALRVKPAHPIVGAVAPIFSLVAPRFQFKGANKRGIPVSRDPAALLAKYSDPLVYTGPIRVRTGHEILRISSYLMCNFRSVTVPFFVLHGTADRVTDPLASQDLYNEAPSEFKNIKLYEGFLHDLLFEPEREEIAQDIIDWMESRLTPACPEEATGLW; this is translated from the exons ATGGACGCGGCGGTGCCGGTGGAAGAGCTGACATCCGGCGCGAGCGGCCGCATAATTCCGGTCTTCAAAAACCTCCGCCAGTCGATTCTCTCCTACGACTCTCTCCGCAGATCGCTCCTGCTAATCTATTCGTTTTTTGTGTGGATCCTGCTCCTCCTACCTCGCCTCCACCGAAtttccgccgccgcctcgccgCCGTCCTCCCCCCGGACGGCGTCTTCGTCGGTAAGGCGTCGGAAATTCGGAATCCGGAGAGACGAGGAGGACACGATGAGGCGCAGGGCTTTGGCTGAGGAGGTTGAGATGGCAACGGAGGGTAGTAGCTGGTGCTCGTGGACGACGTCGTTGTTCTTCGGAGTGAAGCGGAATGCGCTCTTCTGTAGATCGTGGCTGCCGGTTTCCGGTGAATTGAG GGGCATTCTTATCATCATACATGGGCTAAATGAGCACAG TGGGCGCTACACCAATTTTGCTAAACAACTAGTCTCCTACAAGTTTGGGGCATATGCAATGGACTGGATAG GTCATGGCGGAAGCGATGGTTTGCATGGATATGTACCTTCACTCGATCATGTTGTAGCAGATACT ACGGCTTTCCTGGAAAAGGTCAAATCGGAGAACCCAGGTGTACCGTGCTTTCTGTTTGGTCACTCGACTGGAGGGGCAGTTGTCCTGAAG GCTGCCTCGTATTCCCACGTAGAAGAAATGCTCGAAGGAGTCATACTGACTTCACCTGCTTTGCGCGTCAAGCCGGCCCATCCCATTGTTGGT GCCGTTGCACCAATATTCTCGTTGGTGGCTCCAAGATTTCAATTCAAAGGTGCTAACAAAAGGGGAATCCCAGTTTCGAGGGATCCAGCAGCTCTCTTGGCCAAATACTCGGATCCATTGGTCTACACCGGACCAATCAGAGTCCGTACTGGACATGAGATTCTGCGCATTTCTTCGTACTTGATGTGCAACTTCCGTTCCGTCACAGTGCCGTTCTTCGTCCTCCACGGAACGGCTGACAGGGTCACTGATCCGTTGGCTTCCCAGGATCTGTACAACGAAGCGCCATCTGAATTCAAGAACATCAAACTTTACGAGGGCTTTCTGCACGACCTTCTGTTTGAGCCCGAACGTGAAGAAATTGCACAGGACATCATTGACTGGATGGAGAGCCGACTGACTCCTGCCTGCCCGGAGGAAGCTACCGGTCTCTGGTGA
- the LOC121751161 gene encoding uncharacterized protein LOC121751161: MAPNMDNNFLQKNNNNNNNQKPSRLSMESLQRTISDISFEFMSQEALAGSEKPAPPLPPISEVEDAKCECCGMSEECTPQYVKKLRGTYGQMICGLCSEAVKEEMEKNGGKREEALHAHVSACARFNRLGRAYPVLCQAEVMRDILRKNRAKSLSPRDKGGTNQRGGIARSSSCIPAITKEINDCKKA, encoded by the coding sequence ATGGCACCCAATATGGACAACAACTTTCTCcaaaaaaacaacaacaacaacaacaatcagAAGCCTTCGCGGCTCTCAATGGAGAGCCTCCAACGCACTATCTCCGACATCTCGTTCGAGTTCATGAGCCAGGAAGCCCTAGCCGGCTCAGAGAAGCCCGCCCCGCCCTTGCCCCCGATCTCAGAGGTCGAGGATGCAAAGTGCGAGTGCTGCGGGATGTCAGAGGAGTGCACCCCGCAGTACGTGAAGAAATTGCGCGGGACCTACGGCCAGATGATATGCGGGCTCTGCTCAGAGGCGGTGAAggaggagatggagaagaaCGGCGGGAAGAGAGAGGAGGCACTGCACGCGCATGTGAGCGCGTGCGCTAGGTTTAACCGCCTAGGCAGAGCATACCCGGTGCTCTGCCAGGCAGAGGTCATGAGAGACATTTTGAGGAAAAATAGGGCAAAATCGCTTAGCCCTAGGGATAAGGGAGGTACGAATCAAAGAGGGGGAATTGCTAGGAGTTCGAGCTGCATACCGGCGATTACTAAGGAGATTAATGATTGTAAGAAGGCCTAG